Proteins from one Setaria italica strain Yugu1 chromosome V, Setaria_italica_v2.0, whole genome shotgun sequence genomic window:
- the LOC101754373 gene encoding disease resistance protein RGA2: MEKFVSAVLGDLVSRSVSFVVNTCYRQKGVEEYLPRLRGVLLQIQATVEEAEGRHITNQAMLRQLQMLREAMYKGCYLLDNFTYRMLHQKRNNDQVSGHPFALSIHSPAKRLCSSTRRMGVEFQGDGLEELQEMLRSLHSIMDDMSEFIIFLKSYPHISREPYSEYLFMEKCMFGRQAEMDKIMGFLLKPEPPGAQGLQVLPIIGPPRVGKSTLVEHVCYDERVRNHFSSIILCSGDPTAAPKGMSGIVKKQTHGSHGRSLVVMELADGLVIDERECRKLYSSASHMPPGSKVIVTSRSDNILKLGTTGAIRLDFLSQEAYWYFFKVIAFGSTNPDDHPELASIAMEIAEELDRSFLSANLYGGFLRDKPSISKSPSPCFNFCKFSKQAEKRQQDISLCSPSVVKFKVIGNLKGALKIQSHSSVLAVSASVFHSPAFAMEALVSAVLGDLISRSISFAVDRCCHRRRKGGIEDSPLRLRRVLLRVQAVVEEADRRRVTNQAMLRQLQLMREGVYRGYYLLSAFKSQGAMQGKTQQDREVSHSSSSFALSQFNPAKRLCTVSARTTTANVASDDTRREGDAEAELREVLTSLERMANDMKELVVFLSCYPPTRREPYSGHLWLENRMFGREAEQERIMSFLLETEPPVGTEDLGVLPVIGRARVGKSTLVEHVC; this comes from the exons ATGGAAAAATTCGTTTCCGCTGTTCTCGGCGATCTCGTCAGTCGATCGGTCTCCTTCGTTGTCAACACCTGCTACCGTCAGAAGGGTGTGGAGGAGTACCTACCACGGCTGCGCGGGGTGCTGCTGCAAATCCAGGCCACCGTGGAGGAAGCCGAGGGCAGGCACATCACGAACCAAGCGATGCTCCGGCAGCTCCAGATGCTAAGAGAAGCCATGTACAAAGGCTGCTATCTTCTTGATAATTTCACATACCGGATGCTGCATCAAAAGAGGAACAATGATCAGGTTAGTGGCCACCCCTTCGCCTTGTCAATACATAGTCCAGCCAAGCGCTTGTGCTCCTCTACCAGGAGGATGGGAGTGGAATTTCAAGGCGATGGGTTGGAGGAGCTGCAGGAGATGCTACGAAGCCTGCATAGCATCATGGATGATATGTCAGAGTTCATCATATTCTTGAAATCCTATCCTCACATCAGCCGTGAGCCTTACAGCGAGTACTTGTTCATGGAGAAGTGCATGTTTGGCCGCCAAGCAGAGATGGACAAGATCATGGGCTTCTTGTTAAAGCCAGAGCCTCCAGGAGCTCAGGGTTTGCAAGTGCTTCCTATTATTGGCCCACCAAGAGTTGGGAAAAGCACTCTCGTTGAGCATGTCTGTTATGATGAGAGGGTGCGCAACCACTTCTCTTCGATCATTCTATGCAGTGGAGATCCTACTGCTGCTCCAAAAGGCATGAGTGGTATAGTGAAGAAGCAAACCCATGGTTCACATGGAAGGTCACTTGTTGTCATGGAGCTTGCTGATGGGTTAGTTATAGATGAGAGGGAATGCAGAAAGTTATACTCTTCAGCGAGCCACATGCCACCAGGAAGTAAAGTTATTGTCACAAGTAGATCAGACAATATCTTAAAACTTGGAACTACGGGAGCTATTAGATTGGATTTTTTGTCTCAGGAAGCCTACTGGTATTTCTTCAAGGTGATAGCTTTTGGAAGCACAAACCCTGATGACCATCCGGAGCTAGCATCAATAGCTATGGAAATCGCAGAAGAGCTAGATAGGTCTTTCTTGAGCGCAAACCTTTATGGTGGATTTCTGAGAG ACAAGCCTTCAATTTCAAAGTCACCGAGTCCATGCTTCAACTTTTGCAAGTTCTCGAAGCAAGCAGAGAAAAGACAACAGGACATATCACTGTGCAGCCCCTCCGTCGTCAAGTTCAAAGTCATTGGTAACCTGAAAGGAGCGCTGAAAATTCAAAGCCACTCCAGCGTTCTAGCTGTTTCAGCAAGCGTGTTTCACTCACCAGCGTTCGCAATGGAGGCCCTCGTTTCTGCGGTCCTCGGTGACCTCATCAGCCGATCCATATCCTTCGCCGTGGACAGGTGCTGCCACCGGCGGCGCAAGGGCGGCATAGAGGACTCCCCGCTCCGTCTGCGCCGCGTGCTTCTACGAGTCCAGGCCGTCGTCGAGGAGGCCGACCGGCGGCGGGTCACCAACCAGGCGATGCTCCGGCAGCTTCAGCTGATGAGGGAAGGCGTGTACAGGGGCTACTACCTCCTCAGCGCCTTCAAGAGCCAAGGCGCTATGCAAGGCAAGACCCAACAAGATCGCGAGGTCAGTCACTCATCGTCGTCGTTCGCCTTGTCCCAGTTCAATCCGGCGAAGCGCCTGTGTACTGTCTCCgccaggacgacgacggcgaacgTGGCATCTGACGACACCAGACGCGAGGGGGATGCGGAGGCGGAGCTGCGAGAGGTCCTCACCAGCCTAGAGCGCATGGCCAACGACATGAAGGAGCTCGTCGTGTTCTTGAGCTGCTACCCTCCCACGCGCCGCGAGCCTTACAGCGGGCACCTGTGGTTGGAGAACCGCATGTTCGGGCGCGAGGCAGAGCAGGAGAGGATCATGAGCTTCTTGCTGGAAACAGAGCCGCCTGTGGGCACAGAAGATCTGGGCGTTCTTCCGGTGATCGGTCGAGCAAGAGTTGGCAAGAGCACCCTCGTCGAGCACGTCTGCTGA
- the LOC101754774 gene encoding uncharacterized protein LOC101754774: MEPLLSAIISDLLSRALSMLIQRYRRSKAEETEHKLQRLQRVLLRVDAMVEEAEERHITNQAMLRQLDMLRQGMYGGHCMLDTFRYRVHGHGDDDEVSGDGDVVLSRFSSAKRFLSFPGSSSKEQSTVIDAENLKNLEKMLDGLETLMGDMVEFAVFLEGYPRICRQPYSEYLVLDRVMFGRQMEKETVINFLLRPEATGDGNPGVLRIVGAARVGKSTLVEHVCLDERVRGYFSSIVFFTGDDLGADNMAALGRSGVIKHQDLTASSSCGRSLVVIELTGAMEEETWRNLYCSAARSMGNGDKIIITSRSEKIAALGTTQALRLKLLPQEAYWYFFKVLAFGSANPDDHPKLASLGMEIATLMNGSFLGANIVGSLIRANLNVQFWRRVLHCVRDFLSKHLLTFGMDPTDLLENGYPLYAWSMARSRNVVVIHKIYQKRTTQNGVPKLTAHDIIAGRATHKGKFRAVGWRSSVPPYYTYVFNCVSQTAGCSTARKKRPRQVVV, translated from the coding sequence ATGGAGCCCCTTCTCTCCGCGATCATAAGCGATCTCCTGAGCAGAGCACTATCCATGCTGATACAGAGGTATAGGCGATCCAAGGCAGAAGAGACAGAGCACAAGCTCCAGCGGCTGCAGCGCGTGCTGCTCCGGGTTGATGCCatggtggaggaggccgaggagcgGCACATCACCAACCAGGCGATGCTCCGGCAGCTTGACATGCTCAGGCAAGGCATGTACGGCGGCCACTGCATGCTAGATACCTTCAGGTACAGAGTCCATGGACAtggagacgacgacgaggtgAGTGGCGACGGCGATGTTGTCTTGTCTCGATTTAGTTCAGCCAAGCGTTTCCTCTCCTTCCCCGGAAGCAGCAGCAAGGAGCAGAGCACCGTGATTGACGCTGAAAACCTGAAGAACCTGGAGAAGATGCTCGACGGCCTCGAGACGCTGATGGGCGACATGGTGGAGTTCGCCGTGTTCTTGGAGGGATACCCTCGCATCTGCCGGCAGCCGTACAGCGAATACCTGGTCCTCGACAGGGTCATGTTCGGAAGGCAGATGGAGAAGGAGACGGTCATCAATTTCCTGCTCCGGCCAGAAGCTACGGGCGACGGAAATCCAGGGGTGCTTCGAATCGTCGGCGCGGCGAGGGTCGGCAAGAGCACCCTCGTTGAGCACGTCTGCCTCGACGAAAGGGTGCGTGGTTATTTCTCCTCCATCGTCTTCTTCACCGGAGACGATCTTGGTGCTGACAACATGGCTGCTCTGGGACGAAGTGGTGTGATCAAGCATCAGGATCTTACTGCCTCCTCCTCGTGTGGGAGATCACTTGTTGTCATTGAGCTAACCGGGGCCATGGAAGAGGAGACATGGAGGAATTTGTACTGCTCTGCTGCAAGAAGCATGGGGAACGGGGACAAGATCATAATCACAAGCCGGTCAGAGAAGATAGCAGCTCTTGGCACAACGCAAGCTCTCAGACTGAAGCTTCTACCTCAAGAAGCTTACTGGTACTTCTTCAAGGTGCTCGCGTTCGGGAGCGCAAACCCTGACGATCACCCGAAGCTCGCTTCGCTAGGCATGGAGATTGCAACGCTGATGAACGGTTCGTTCTTGGGAGCAAACATAGTGGGAAGTTTGATAAGGGCCAACCTGAACGTTCAGTTCTGGCGCAGGGTGCTTCATTGCGTGAGAGATTTCTTAAGCAAGCACCTTCTCACATTCGGTATGGACCCGACAGATCTTTTGGAGAATGGATATCCATTGTATGCTTGGAGTATGGCCAGGAGCCGAAATGTCGTTGTGATCCACAAAATTTATCAGAAGCGTACTACCCAGAATGGTGTCCCGAAGCTCACAGCACATGACATCATAGCAGGGCGTGCCACACATAAGGGGAAGTTCAGAGCAGTTGGATGGAGGTCCAGCGTACCTCCTTACTACACCTACGTGTTCAATTGTGTGTCACAAACGGCCGGATGCTCCACGGCCAGAAAGAAGCGCCCTCGGCAGGTGGTGGTTTGA
- the LOC101755178 gene encoding putative disease resistance RPP13-like protein 1 produces MRGCLQWRNFSPLRHEPSPCRDLHFTTNLFLERILAMEAILSAIMSNLLSRALSMVIQRYKRSEEAEHKIQRLQRVLLRVDSMVEEAEGRHITNQAMIRQLEMLRQGMYGGHYMLDTVNYRGHDEVSGGLPVALPRFSSAKRLPSFPGSSSSNGNRQNTESLKNLEKMLDGLETLVGDMLEFAVFSRGYPRICRQPYGTYLILGNVMFGRQMEMETVINFLLRPESPAGNENPGVLPIVGAARIGKSTLVEHVCLDGRVRSYFSSIVLFTGEDLGAFRGSAVIKHQDVTAPSHGRSLAVIELAGDIDEAAWRRLYYSAASSMGHGSKIVITSRSEEVVALGTTEALRLKALPQEAYWYFFKALAFGSANPDDQPKLASLAMEIAELLNGAFLAGNIVASLMRANLNAEFWLRVLQCLRGCARKHLLMFGKHPNRLLQQGRYVYTWRRARTRDVVTVICNPYQKPSPQDDVPEVTVQDILSGRSTRQGNFSAVAWRSAVPPYYTYFASCASQTAGCSTVNKKRPRHAMV; encoded by the coding sequence ATGAGAGGATGCTTGCAATGGAGAAACTTCTCTCCATTGCGCCATGAACCTTCTCCTTGCCGCGATCTCCATTTCACCACAAACCTTTTCCTTGAGAGAATCCTTGCAATGGAGGCCATTCTTTCTGCGATCATGAGCAACCTCCTGAGCAGAGCCCTATCCATGGTGATCCAGAGGTACAAGAGGTCAGAAGAGGCAGAGCACAAGATCCAGCGGCTGCAGCGCGTGCTGCTCCGGGTCGACTCAatggtggaggaggccgaggggCGGCACATCACCAATCAGGCGATGATCCGGCAGCTTGAGATGCTCAGGCAAGGCATGTACGGGGGTCACTACATGCTCGACACCGTCAATTACAGAGGCCATGACGAGGTGAGTGGTGGCCTCCCTGTTGCCCTGCCTAGATTCAGTTCAGCCAAGCGGCTCCCCTCCTTtcccggcagcagcagcagcaatggaaACCGGCAGAACACCGAGAGCCTGAAGAATCTGGAGAAGATGCTCGACGGCCTCGAGACGTTGGTGGGCGACATGCTGGAATTCGCCGTGTTCTCGCGGGGATACCCTCGCATATGCCGGCAGCCGTACGGCACGTACTTGATTCTTGGCAACGTAATGTTCGGCCggcagatggagatggagacggtcATCAACTTCCTGCTCCGGCCAGAATCCCCCGCTGGCAATGAAAACCCCGGCGTGCTTCCGATCGTCGGCGCGGCGAGGATCGGTAAGAGCACGCTTGTTGAGCATGTCTGCCTTGATGGCAGGGTGCGCAGCTACTTCTCATCCATTGTTCTCTTCACCGGAGAAGACCTGGGTGCTTTCAGAGGCAGTGCTGTGATCAAGCACCAAGATGTCACTGCTCCTTCACATGGGAGGTCACTTGCCGTCATCGAGCTAGCTGGGGACATCGACGAGGCGGCATGGAGGAGGCTGTACTACTCGGCAGCAAGCAGCATGGGGCATGGGAGCAAGATTGTAATCACAAGCAGATCAGAGGAGGTAGTTGCTCTTGGAACAACCGAGGCTCTCAGACTGAAGGCTCTGCCGCAAGAAGCTTACTGGTACTTCTTCAAGGCGCTCGCATTCGGAAGCGCGAACCCCGATGACCAACCAAAGCTCGCATCCCTGGCCATGGAGATCGCGGAGCTGCTGAACGGTGCGTTCTTGGCAGGAAACATAGTGGCAAGCTTGATGAGAGCCAATCTGAACGCCGAGTTCTGGCTCAGGGTGCTTCAGTGCTTGAGAGGCTGCGCAAGGAAGCACCTGCTCATGTTTGGCAAGCATCCTAACAGGCTCTTGCAGCAAGGGCGGTATGTGTACACTTGGAGGAGGGCCAGGACTCGCGACGTCGTCACGGTAATCTGCAACCCGTATCAGAAGCCATCTCCCCAGGACGATGTCCCTGAGGTAACCGTACAAGATATTCTATCAGGACGCTCTACGCGTCAGGGAAATTTCAGTGCTGTGGCATGGAGATCAGCCGTTCCCCCCTACTACACCTACTTTGCAAGCTGCGCGTCCCAGACGGCCGGATGCTCTACGGTCAACAAGAAGCGCCCACGGCATGCCATGGTGTGA